TTCGGATCTCCCCACTCAAGGGTCAGTTGCAGGGGAAGGGGCTTCGTGTGGATTTCTTCCTCAGTCTTCGCGAGGTTCACCCTCTTGAGCAGCATGAAACGTGCATTGTCGTAGCCTTCGAGATCCCGCGAGCCGTTGCTGATTTGCCCGGTGATATAAAAGTAACGCATGGCAAGGATGCCGGGAGACAAGGACATCCGGCCTTGGTGAGAAGTCCACGCGATCCGCGCCATCCCCAGGGAGGGAAAATAAATTACCGGAGTCCAATCCAGCATCGGTATCTCGTCAGGGATCTCCGGGCCGCTGCTCCTCATCACCGTGCAGATATCCGCGATGGGCATGCGGTCTTCGACGTCGAGCCGGCGGATATGGATTTCCATGTCCTTCCTCTTGATCTGGACCGGATCTCCGAGGGGGACGTCGATGAGCTTCTCAAAGCGGAAGATTTTTCCATGGAGCGTCATTCTCAGGCTCGCATCGGCATGGCTTCCGAGCTCGATAGGAGTGAAGGTCTCGGCCAGCAACGCGCTGTCCGATAGCGAGCTCGGGCCGTCCCATTTGAGCTCCGATCTCTCCGGGGCCACAGCCGCGGTGAGCGCCTTCCAATCAGGAAGGGAATGATACATCGGTTCCCAAGGATTTGACTTAGGGGTCTCGCTAATCACCTGGTTTCCGGACAGCAGCTCGGACTTCGCTCCCGGCGTCCATGTGGCAAAGCATCCTTCCGGAAGCCCTGTCACCTCCAGTGACATGAGCATGCTCAATACGGGCGAGCCCACCGAGGTGCTGCTATTGGTGAAAGCTCCGCGCCCATAGGAGCTTCTACCGATGCTCCCTTGGAGCCGGTCATTCTTCACCTCGGCCCGCACCTGCCCGCTCCAGTCCGGCAGGCTTGCTTGCTGCATCTGTGGCAGGGGTGGCCTGGGTCGCGCGAAATGGCATGCGAGCAGGACCAGAAGGATCACGGTCGCAACCTTTTTCGCATGGGCCAGTTGTCTCGGGATGAAGATCACCAGCAGGGCGACGACAGCGGCCGCTACCCACAAGGGGACAAGGAGGTGAGGAGTCAGTGGTCCGGTATTGAGTAGGCTGCCGAACCACGATGGCCCTGGTGAAATCCTGAGGAGAAAGGGAAGAATCTGGAAGGATACGGCAATGGCGAACATGCCTGCTACCCAAGTCCACCAGCTCCCGCAGATGGCTCCGAAGAGCATCACCCCCGCGAGCTTCGGCAGATTTGCCATCGCTATGGTCCATCCCGCGGCGAGGGCGTCACTCAGGGAAAAACCGTGGACCAGAGGGATCGCAATGGAGACGACCGATAGCGGGATAATCAGGAACAACAGCAGCCCGCTACCTTTGGCCGCCGCGCTCTCCAACTTCCGTACCGGCTTCGCATCGGACCACATCCGGGAATGAAAACCCAAGCTGCCCGCCACCAGCAGGACGGCTCCCGTGGCTATCCAGCCGAAAGTGAGAAAGATCCAGTTCCTCACGACCGGAATCGCGCCATGCTTCTCTAGAATTCCGACCAGTTCGCTGTCGCTCCATCCCCGCGACCCTAGGCTCAAAGGCATCTCGAACTTCTCCGGTGAGAAACTCAAGGCAGGCCATGCGGCAAAAAGGAGCAATAGCCAGCAGGCGAGGATCAACCAGCGGAGCCGGTGCCAATCCGTCTTCAGGAGATGCAGGACGATGCGCAGGTTCATGACGAGTGGTTGTTAGGCTCCTGCATCCGCTTTCCCCGCACGCACCAGCGTGACGAAGAGTTCCCTCAGGCTGTAAGGCTGCACATCCGGCGGGGGGCAACCGGGGAAGACCCGCTCTGCCGCTTCTTGGAACCGCGCGGTTTCATGGGCGGTGTCCGCGAAGCGCAGCACTCGCCCGGAGGACTGCGGGGCGATCCACGTGTCCGGTAACAGGGGCAGATCACCGAAGTTTTCGGGAAGCAGTACCTCCACCCGGCGGTGCCGCGCGAGCAGGGACTCGGTACTTTCGTCCAGCAGGACCTTCCCGTGGTTCAGCATCACCACATGATCCGCCAGGCGATCCACTTCCTCGATATCGTGCGAAGATAGCACCACGGAAAAACCTTCCCCGCCCGCGAGTTCCAGCAGCCCCGTGATGAATTCATCCCGCACCAGCGGATCGAGCCCGGAGAACGGCTCATCCAGCACCAGCAGCTCGGGGCGGTAGGCCAGCGCGGAAATGAGCGCCGCCTTCATCCGCTGCCCTCGGGAGAGGTGCTTCAATTTCCGGTCACCCGGCAGCGCGAACTGCTTGCGGAGTTCCCGCTCCAGATCTCCATCCCACTTCGGATAGAGCGGGCGGCACCACCCGAGAAATTGATCCACCGTCATCCAGTCCGGCAGCTCCATGCCTTCCGCCACGTAGCCGATGCGTGCGAGTTCCGCCGGGCCGATCTTCCGGGAATCCGCGCCCAGCACCCTCGCTTCGCCGCTGGAAGGACGCACTAGGTTCAGCGCGATCTTCAGCGCCGTGGATTTTCCTGCGCCGTTCGGCCCCAGCAGCGCGGTGATTGATCCCGCGGGTACGCGGAAGCTCGCGTCCTTCAGCGCGTTGGAGCGGCCGAAGCGCCGGCTGACCTGATGGAATTCTAACAACGAGTTCATAGGCATCGCAGATTCAGTCTTCGGAAAGGGTTCGCCGCAGCGCTTCCTGGGTTTCCTCCGCGCTCAAGCCCAGCAGGCCCGCTTGGCGGATAAGGTCGCGGCAGGCGGGGAGGAGTTGGGAAATCAATTGCTCCCGTGAGGATCCGGCTGGCTTCACCACCACCATTCCCGCTCCCGGCCGGGTCGCCAGGAAACCCGCGTCGCGAAGCTCGAGCACCGCCTTGTGCGCCGTGGTCGGGGAAATCTTCAATTCCTGGGCCAGCACCCGCACGGAAGGGAATTTCTCCCCCGGAGCCATCTCGCCGGTCAGCACGGCCCGCTGTACCGCCTTGACCAATTGGTCGGAGACCGGAACGCCGTCGAGGAGATGGAAACGGAAAGGAAGCATGTCAACTGTATCAGTATGACTGATACAGTTGGGTCCTGAAGGCAAGCGGATTTTTTGAAGTTCCTCCTGCCCTGCATCTGCCGGACTTCCTTCGGCTTAGTAGAAGAAAAGACTCCAGATCGTCCCGCTGCACCCGGAGATCCACAGGATCAGAGACAGCGTGCTGCCCCACGAAAAGATCCGGTAAGACGGCACAAGTCCCCACCACCAGCGGAAGTGAGCGAAGGCGGCGGCACCGAAATGACAGAGCGCCAGCCACTTCGCGGCGGTTCCGTGGATCTGGTCCCAGCCCCCGCGACGTTCCGGTATGTAGAACAACTCCCTCTCAAACCCCAGCTGCGCGTACCAAGCCAGCGCGATCGGTAGAACGATACCAAGTAGGATCATCTTCACCCGCCCTCCACTGTCGGGTGGATAGGAAAGGTCCTCAATGCCTAGGCTGTTGTCGGGCTCGTGTCCTTGCATGATCGATCGCGGCGCACCTATTGCTCTCAGGGCCCGCGGTGAATGAAAAAAGCCGTGTCGCGATTGGAGTCGCTCACCCGAGGGTCAGCGTCACCGGACAATGGTCCGACCCCGTGATATGGGGCAGGATTTCCGCGCTCTTTACGCCGCCGATCCCGTTCGGGCTCACGCCGAAATAGTCGATCCGCCAGCCCACGTTTCGCGCGCGGGCCCCGCCACGCATGCTCCACCAGGAGTAGGCATCCTTCTTGTCCGGGTAAAAGTGGCGGAAGGTATCGTGGAAGCCGCTCTCTAACAGCATTCCGAAGCCTGCTCGCTCCTCGTCGCTGAAGCCCGCGCTCTTCCGGTTGTCCTTCGGTCGCGCGATGTCGATTTCCTGGTGCGCCACATTGAGATCCCCACAGAAAATCACCGGCTTCCCGGTCTTCGCCAAGCCTCCGAGGTAAAGTCGGAATGCCTCATCCCACTCCATGCGGTAAGGCAGGCGCCGTAGCTCATCCTGGGCATTCGGCGTGTAAACGTTCACCAGATGGAAGTCCGGATACTCCAGTGTTAGCACGCGCCCTTCCTTGTCGTGATGATCGATCCCCATGCCCCTGCGCACGCTCAGCGGCTCGTCGCGCGTGAAAACGACCACTCCGGAATAGCCCGGTTTGTCCGCGGAATTCCAGTAAGAGCGATAGCCGCCGAACTCCAGCGGCAGGGCCACTTGCTCTTCCCGTGCCTTGGTTTCCTGCAGGCACAGGATTTCCGGGTGCTCGGAAGTCATGAACTCCGGCAGGCCTTTGCCGAGTGCCGAGCGGATGCCATTTACGTTCCAAGAGATGAGCTTCATGGCCGGAAGCAAAGCGGGCAGGGCAGGGGTGGGGGAAGTTAAAAGAAAGGTAGGAATGAGTGCCCCGCCCGTTTGGTAGAGCCATTTCAACTTTCTGAATCGCGGCCTCCCGGGAGCGGTATCCACATCGCGAAAAACAGAAAAGCCGCACCCCGTTCGGAGTGCGGCTTCTCGTGAAGAGCGAAGTGCCGATTAGCGCTTGGAGAACTGGAAGCGCTTGCGGGCACCGGGGCGACCGGGCTTCTTGCGTTCCTTCATGCGCGGGTCGCGGCGAAGCAAGCCGTGCGGCTTGATGACCTTGCGGAGCTCGGCGTCGAAGATCGTGAGTGCACGGGCCACGGCGAGGCGGATCGCACCGGCCTGGCCGTGAACGCCACCGCCGGAAGCGGAAACGACCACGTCGAACTTGTTCAGCAGATTGGCGTGCTGGAAGGGAGCCAGAACGGTGTTCTGGAGGGGCAGCGTCGGGAGGTATTCCTCAAAGGAACGACCATTGATGACGATCTGTCCGCTGCCTTCGGTCATGCGGACGCGGGCGACGGCATTTTTGCGGCGGCCGGTCGCGCTGAGATTCTTGGCTTCGCTCATGTCAAAAAGAGTTCGGGACTACCGGTTCCGGTTCAGGCGATTTCGTAGGCCTGAGGCTGTTGGGCTTCGTGCGGGTGGGACTCACCGGCGTAGACCTTCAGCTTGCCGTATTGGGCGCGACCGAGACGGTTCTTGGGGATCATGCCCCAGACGGCGTTCTCGACCAGCAGCACCGGGCGGCGCTTGCGGACCATGCGTGGGGTTTCCACCTTCTTGCCGCCGACGTAGCCGGTGAAACGGGTGTAAATCTTGTCGTGCTCCTTCGTGCCGGTAAGGACGACCTTGTCCGCGTTGATCACCACGACGAAATCGCCGGTGTCGATATGCGGGGTGAAAATGGGCTTGTGCTTGCCGCGGAGCAGGCGCGCAGCTTCGACCGCGACTTGACCCAGGACCTTGTCCTTGGCGTCGATCACGTACCAATTGCGCTCGATGTCGGTCGGCTTGGCGGAAAACGTCTTCATGTTGGAACCGGAATTGCCCGTCGCCTTCCCGGAGTTGGCGTCCAGAGGCGGAGGGGCGCGCAAGCTAGTGAGCCGCCCAAACGGTGTCAATCGGAAATCAGCGGGAACTTTTCGGGCGTGGAACGTACCGTGTGGAACTCCGGGGCTCCTGACCCGGTCCCTACCCCGGCTTTAATCCTTTTCCGAGGGGGCACACAAGGTGCTGTTATCTCCCTCCCTAGCTTGTGGCAGCAGCCTTTCTTTCCTTGTGGAGAAAGGGCCGGCTGCCCATGATTTTCCTACACGGTCCTCTCCCCCATGGCAGATTCACTGACCCAACAGCCTTTTTTCGATACTCTCGGGCAGCCCGCCGCCCCGCATGCCCCCGGGGTGAATGCCGCCGCCACAGCCCGCATGGAACGGGTGCTGAAGTCTCCCGTCGACGCCCCCGGCCGGGGCATCCTTCTCCGCGCGCCCCGCGCCGGCTACGGGAAGACCCACTTGCTTTCCCACGTCCAGCAGCGCTTGGGCAGCTCCCACGAATTCCTTCCCCTGACCCCGCTTGATGGCTCTCGCACGGATGCTGCTGGCGCGATCGAGGCCGCGCTCCGCCGCCTCACCCGTCCGCTACCTGCCGGCGGAGGACTCACGAATCTGGATCTGCTCGCACGCCGCCTCTTCTCCTTGGCTCTCCAGCCACTGGTCACTTCAGGTGAGGTTCCCTGTCAGGATCGCGAGGCCGCGCTGTCCGCTCTGCGCCAGCGGCCGGTGGAAACCTTCGATTTCCATCACTCCCAGGCTGTCACCGCGCATTGGACGAAGGAGAATTTCGAAGTGCTGGGTCCTCGCCTCGCGCTGGAGCTTAGCCGTCGCACCGGAGTCTCGCTGAATGAGGCATCCTTCTGGCTCGCTTCGTTCTTCCGCTTCGCTGTTGCCGTGCCGGAGCACCCGGGCCGCACCGGCATGATCATTCAGTCCGCCGTGACCGAGGCCGGGGTGGAGCGCTATGCCGCCTTGCTCGCCCTGCTTTCCCTTATCAGCCGCGTCGCCGTGACAGCGGATGATCTGGAAGGCATGCATGCCGAGCCTACCTCGGCCCTGCGCTTTGCCAGCTTCCTTGCGTCCGTCCGTCAGGATGCGCCACGCGTCGATCTCATCGTCTCGCTGAATGACGACATTTGGGAGAGCGCCTTCGTTCCCGCACTCAGCGGCGGCTTGCTCGATCGCCTTGGCGAGGTCGAGATCCGCCTGGAGCCCTTGGATGAAGCTTCCGCCTTCGCCCTTCTCGAAGCCCGTCTCCCGCAGGACTCTGCCCACCTTGCGCACAAGCTGGCCCTCGCCCCGGGGGAGTTTTATGCCCGCCGGGTCCTGAAAAAAGCCTCCGAACTCGCGGAAGAACAGGATGGCGCTCCGGTTCGTCTGCTTGCGTCGGAATCGATCGCCGAGCCGGTCACCGTCGTCACGGTCGCCAGTGCAGCCTCCGCCGCGCCGGCCATGGAGGATTCCTTTGTCTCGTCACTCCGGGAAGAAGACGCGGGTGTGCCGCCCATCGAGGAGTCCGTCTTCGTGGAGACACCGGTAGAAGTCGTGCCGCCGCCGCTCCATCAGGGTTCGACTCCACCTCCGATCCCGCCTTCGGCCGTTTCCTTGGAACCGGAGCCCGGGATCGAAGATGAATCCGTTTCTCCTTTTTCGGAGAAGAGGGAAGAGTCTGTTGAAAGTTTCTCCCCGGCGGAGCCCGTGATGGCGGTGGAGACCCCGCATTTCCAGCCCTCCCAATCGCCTTTCCAAGTGGCAGAGCCCGAAGTTGCTGTTGCCTCCGGGGAGAATCCCGAGCCGGTGGGCGCCAGTTCCGGCGGCGACCGCATCGATGATTTACTCCGCCAATTCCGCGAGCGCTACGGTCGCGAATAAAATGAAAGAAGAGTGAGGAAAGTTTCTATTTTTCCCTTGCCAGTGAAGCTTGGGTAGTCCCATCTTCCGCCCGCCCCGGTTCCCGGGGTTGGTTTCCTAAATTCCGGTGTAGCTCAGCGGTAGAGCGGGTGGCTGTTAACCACTAGGTCGTAGGTTCGATCCCTACCGCCGGAGCCAATTTTCAAAGGCGCATCCTTCATGGTGCGCCTTTTGTATTTCCGGAGTTGTGATCCGGTGCATTGCGGCTACTCCTCTGACGGAGGAAAATGTCGCCTCAACCCGGTAACTCCTACTTTCCGACCACGCGTTGGACGAGAGTGCTGCACATGCTTGCCAAGGACGATGAGGTTGTCCGCAGGGAGGCACTCGCCCAGTTGTGCCAGGATTACTGGTATCCGCTTTATGCTTTCGCACGGAGGCAAGGCCGCAGCCAGGAAGATGCCGAAGATCTTGCGCAGGGTTTCTTCATCCATGCGTTGGAGCATGAGGTCTTCAGTTTGGCGGATCGCAATCTGGGGACCTTGCGGACTTTTCTCCTCAAGATCTTCCAGCGTTACGCCAGCGATGTCCGGGACCGTGAACGGGCCCAGAAGCGTGGCGGGGGGCGCGAGCACCTGCCACTTACCTTTGAGGATGGCGAGGAACTCTACTCACGAAATCTGAGCAGCGATGAAACACCGGAGCTGCTCTACGATCGCGCTTGGGCGCAGTCACTCCTGCGCATAACGCTTGCTTCTTTGGAGGAAGGCGAACGTAGCGCGGGACGCGGTGATCAGTTCGAAGCTCTCCGTTCCTTTCTCTCTCCGGACTCGGTTGCAGATCGTGACTACGAGGCTGCCGGAAAGGCCTGCGGGCTCAGCGCGGAGGCGGCACGACAAGCTGTCAGCCGTCTCCGGAAGAAGTTCCGCGTTTGCCTCCGCGAACAGATTGCGGCCACCTTGCACGAGCCGGACGACGCCCGCATCGATGAAGAACTCGGTGCGCTCAAGGTAGCCTTGCGTGGATAGCGAAGGATGATTCTTTCCTGAACCGGAGCCACGCGGCTCTCTCTCCCATGCCTCAGGATCAAAGCAGCGGTCGATGGCATCCCGAGACCCGGGAGGAAGAGCTCGCTTTGCTTGGTCTCGGCTTCGGCGTGCCGGAGGAAGATGAAAATGAGGACGAGCCGGCGGAGCATGTCCTCGAAGAGCCCGGCGAATGGGTCGGTCGCTACCGCCTGATCTCCCTGCTCGGGAGTGGTGGCTTCGGAAACGTCTGGCTGGCAGAACAGACGGAGCCGATTCGGCGGAAGGTAGCTCTGAAGCTTATCAAGCCCGGGATGGATAGCCGGGAGATCATCGCTCGATTCGGCGCGGAACGTCAGGCACTGGCCCTGATGGATCATCCCCATATCGCCCGGGTGCTTGATGCGGGGACGACCAAAACCGGGCGGCCCTACTTCGTGCTCGAATTGATCCGCGGTGAACCGATCGTCACGCGTTGTGATGAGCTGAAGCTCGGGCTCCGGCAGAGGGTCGAACTCCTGATCGAAGTTTGCCAAGCGGTCCAACACGCCCACCAGAAAGCGATCCTGCATCGTGACCTGAAGCCATCGAACATTCTCCTCGCAGAACAAGACGGCAAGATTGTGCCGAAGGTGATCGACTTCGGCATTGCCAAGGCACTCGGCGCGGATGCCGATGACATGTTTCGCTCCAGCCTGCTTCTTACCCGGGCCGGCGTTGTTGCCGGGACACCGGATTACATGAGCCCAGAGCAAGCGGGTAGCACGCCGGACGTGGATACCCGCAGCGATATTTATGCGTTGGGCGTCATCCTTTATCAGCTCCTGACGGGCACCACGCCGCTGGCATCACATGGGCAGCGTCTGGCCGTCGATGAGATGTTCCGCGTGATCCGGGAGCAGGAGCCGCTGCGGCCGAGCCTGTGTGTCGGCAAGGCTCCGGACAATGTCGCGGATTTAGTCGCAGGACAGCGGAGAACCGATGCCGCGCGGCTTGTTCGATCGCTTCGTGGTGACCTCGATTGGATCACGATGAAGGCGCTCGAGAAAGATCGCCAGCGCCGCTATGAGACGGCAAACGCGCTGGCCTCGGATCTCCAAGCCTACCTTGAGCAAAAGCCCGTCACGGCTGCGGCCCCCACGTGGACCTATCGCTGCGGGAAATTTGCCCGCAGGAATGGGCCCGCTTTGGTCGCGGGCTTTCTCATCCTTCTCGCCTTGGTCTTGGGCACGGTCATCAGCATTTCACAAGCCCGGCGGGCGGAAGCTCATCGCAAGGAAGCCGAGGAGAATCTCAAGGATGCCGACGAGGCGGTGGAGACCTTCCTGAGTGCAGCGACGGCCTACAAGGAGCTCGGCGACCCCAAGTTTGAGGGTTTAAAGATCCACTTGCTGCAAAGGGCGACCTCCTTCTATGAAAAAGCGAGTGCTCGGAAAGGGAATGCTCCTGAGATCCGTTCCCATCGCGCATGGGCCCTGGGCAGGCTTGGCATCCTGTATAATGAGATCGGAGAACGGAAGAAGGCCATCGCTGCGATCCACGCCGCAGAGGAAATAGATCGTGGCCTGGTGGCGGATTTTCCGGATGAAGTTCATTATGCTCATTCGGCTGCGATGCGGGCCCATAACCTGTCCGTGATCCTGAGAAGCGTTGGCGAAAGTGAAGCTGCGGTCGCGATGACGGATCGGGCAGTGGGGATCATGGAAGAGCTCTACAGGAAGGATCCGAAGGGCCGGGATGTCCGTCGTAATCTGGCTTTGGCTCTTCATTCTTTGGCAAATTCCCAGCAGGAACGGGGACATCTTGAAGAAGCCTCGGCCTCGTTTCAGCGGGCTGTGAAGGTTCAGGAGGAGGCTCAGGCTGAGAGCGGTGAACTTCGCGAGATGCTGCAGCTCGCATTTTTGAAAGCCCGGACCGCGGGGTTCCTCGATGAACAGGAAGATCGCGGCAAGGCGGACAACATGTATCGCGAGGCGCGGAAGATTTATCGGGAGCTGGTCCGGAAGAACCCCGATGAAAAAGATCTCAGGACCTCTCTCGCCCATCTGGAGGTGAAGCATGGCAAGCTCCTTTGCCGGATGGAGAATTTGGAGGAAGGGGTGCCCGCCCTGCAGAGAGGTGCGGATGCCTTCGGTGTCCTTGCCTTGGATTTTCCCCGGGAACACATCTATCTCAATCACGAGGGGGTGTCCCGTTTGGAGTTGGCAAACGCCCTCCGGAAATTAAAGAGGAATGCCGAGGCTTCGGCCGCATTCGATCAGGCAATCAAATGCTTCGACAAATTTTCGGTGGATTCTTCCAACGGCTCGCACCGTGATTCCTACATCGCGGCTCTAACGGAAAATTCCTCTCTGAAAGAAGAGGCGAATCAGATGGCTGATGCCGAGAAGCTTCTGGCCCGCGCTTTGGAACTCCGGGGCAAGGATTTCGAACGTGAGCCCGACAAGTGGCGGAGTCACTTGAAAGGGCAGCTTGAACGGCTTTTTGAAATCCAACTGAAGCTTGGGGACTACCAGGCGGCCTATTCTTCCACTTGGCAGGTCGCGCGGCTCGCGCCCGAACAGTGGGAAAATTGGGAATGGGCCGCGTCCGCCTTTGTTCGGTCCCTCAAGGCTTTCGGTGGTGATCGTACCACGAGTTCCGTCGGCGAAGCCTATAAGAAGGAGTCCGTAAGAATGCTCAGGCAAGCGGTGGCGAACGGCTACGAGGGGATCGGAAGTTTTTGCAAGACGAGGGACATCCCGGTCTTGGGAGAGCGGGCCGACTTCCAGGCCCTGCTTCGTGAAAAACCGGGGCGATTCAGTGATCTTGGGGATGTGGAAAGTGTGCTCGAACGAATGCCCGCGGGTTTCACCTTCAACTATCCTTTCCCGCCGGACCCCGGAAAGAGAAAGTGGGTAAGGAAAGGCACGACTTGGACTGAGACTCATCCTGATGGCGGCAGCAAGGGATATTCAGTCTCCCGCAGTCTCATGGTCGATGGGGTTTCCGGGACCGAGTTGAGGGATAGGGATGGCATGACCCTTTTTGTTCCCTTTCGCGGAGGTGATCCCATGGACCTTCTGATGAAGCGTCCCAATGGTACCTGGTTCAAGCTCGGTGGCATTCTGGAGGTGGAGTGACTTTTCAAGCGGGCCCGAGCTCCGCCTCCCGGTGGAGTACCGCAAGTGAGCGATGGTGGCTGCCGTGATCCCTCGAATGGGGACCACTGCCATAGCTTCCGGAAAGCTGTCACCTTGTTATACCTCGGGCAAAGCGCTCACGCGCCGTCGGTGGGAAAGGG
This portion of the Luteolibacter luteus genome encodes:
- a CDS encoding ABC transporter ATP-binding protein — its product is MNSLLEFHQVSRRFGRSNALKDASFRVPAGSITALLGPNGAGKSTALKIALNLVRPSSGEARVLGADSRKIGPAELARIGYVAEGMELPDWMTVDQFLGWCRPLYPKWDGDLERELRKQFALPGDRKLKHLSRGQRMKAALISALAYRPELLVLDEPFSGLDPLVRDEFITGLLELAGGEGFSVVLSSHDIEEVDRLADHVVMLNHGKVLLDESTESLLARHRRVEVLLPENFGDLPLLPDTWIAPQSSGRVLRFADTAHETARFQEAAERVFPGCPPPDVQPYSLRELFVTLVRAGKADAGA
- a CDS encoding GntR family transcriptional regulator, which encodes MLPFRFHLLDGVPVSDQLVKAVQRAVLTGEMAPGEKFPSVRVLAQELKISPTTAHKAVLELRDAGFLATRPGAGMVVVKPAGSSREQLISQLLPACRDLIRQAGLLGLSAEETQEALRRTLSED
- a CDS encoding exodeoxyribonuclease III, whose amino-acid sequence is MKLISWNVNGIRSALGKGLPEFMTSEHPEILCLQETKAREEQVALPLEFGGYRSYWNSADKPGYSGVVVFTRDEPLSVRRGMGIDHHDKEGRVLTLEYPDFHLVNVYTPNAQDELRRLPYRMEWDEAFRLYLGGLAKTGKPVIFCGDLNVAHQEIDIARPKDNRKSAGFSDEERAGFGMLLESGFHDTFRHFYPDKKDAYSWWSMRGGARARNVGWRIDYFGVSPNGIGGVKSAEILPHITGSDHCPVTLTLG
- the rpsI gene encoding 30S ribosomal protein S9; the encoded protein is MSEAKNLSATGRRKNAVARVRMTEGSGQIVINGRSFEEYLPTLPLQNTVLAPFQHANLLNKFDVVVSASGGGVHGQAGAIRLAVARALTIFDAELRKVIKPHGLLRRDPRMKERKKPGRPGARKRFQFSKR
- the rplM gene encoding 50S ribosomal protein L13, producing the protein MKTFSAKPTDIERNWYVIDAKDKVLGQVAVEAARLLRGKHKPIFTPHIDTGDFVVVINADKVVLTGTKEHDKIYTRFTGYVGGKKVETPRMVRKRRPVLLVENAVWGMIPKNRLGRAQYGKLKVYAGESHPHEAQQPQAYEIA
- a CDS encoding RNA polymerase sigma factor, whose translation is MSPQPGNSYFPTTRWTRVLHMLAKDDEVVRREALAQLCQDYWYPLYAFARRQGRSQEDAEDLAQGFFIHALEHEVFSLADRNLGTLRTFLLKIFQRYASDVRDRERAQKRGGGREHLPLTFEDGEELYSRNLSSDETPELLYDRAWAQSLLRITLASLEEGERSAGRGDQFEALRSFLSPDSVADRDYEAAGKACGLSAEAARQAVSRLRKKFRVCLREQIAATLHEPDDARIDEELGALKVALRG
- a CDS encoding serine/threonine-protein kinase codes for the protein MPQDQSSGRWHPETREEELALLGLGFGVPEEDENEDEPAEHVLEEPGEWVGRYRLISLLGSGGFGNVWLAEQTEPIRRKVALKLIKPGMDSREIIARFGAERQALALMDHPHIARVLDAGTTKTGRPYFVLELIRGEPIVTRCDELKLGLRQRVELLIEVCQAVQHAHQKAILHRDLKPSNILLAEQDGKIVPKVIDFGIAKALGADADDMFRSSLLLTRAGVVAGTPDYMSPEQAGSTPDVDTRSDIYALGVILYQLLTGTTPLASHGQRLAVDEMFRVIREQEPLRPSLCVGKAPDNVADLVAGQRRTDAARLVRSLRGDLDWITMKALEKDRQRRYETANALASDLQAYLEQKPVTAAAPTWTYRCGKFARRNGPALVAGFLILLALVLGTVISISQARRAEAHRKEAEENLKDADEAVETFLSAATAYKELGDPKFEGLKIHLLQRATSFYEKASARKGNAPEIRSHRAWALGRLGILYNEIGERKKAIAAIHAAEEIDRGLVADFPDEVHYAHSAAMRAHNLSVILRSVGESEAAVAMTDRAVGIMEELYRKDPKGRDVRRNLALALHSLANSQQERGHLEEASASFQRAVKVQEEAQAESGELREMLQLAFLKARTAGFLDEQEDRGKADNMYREARKIYRELVRKNPDEKDLRTSLAHLEVKHGKLLCRMENLEEGVPALQRGADAFGVLALDFPREHIYLNHEGVSRLELANALRKLKRNAEASAAFDQAIKCFDKFSVDSSNGSHRDSYIAALTENSSLKEEANQMADAEKLLARALELRGKDFEREPDKWRSHLKGQLERLFEIQLKLGDYQAAYSSTWQVARLAPEQWENWEWAASAFVRSLKAFGGDRTTSSVGEAYKKESVRMLRQAVANGYEGIGSFCKTRDIPVLGERADFQALLREKPGRFSDLGDVESVLERMPAGFTFNYPFPPDPGKRKWVRKGTTWTETHPDGGSKGYSVSRSLMVDGVSGTELRDRDGMTLFVPFRGGDPMDLLMKRPNGTWFKLGGILEVE